A region from the Onychostoma macrolepis isolate SWU-2019 chromosome 18, ASM1243209v1, whole genome shotgun sequence genome encodes:
- the ilvbl gene encoding 2-hydroxyacyl-CoA lyase 2 codes for MDISVVLGCSLGAALGGVILASYKLGLLYQLFHKTERQSPRHGGESVAEVLRAHGVKFVFTLVGGHISPILVACEKLGIRIVDTRHEATAVFAADAVARLSGTVGVAAVTAGPGLTNTVTAVKNAQMAESPLLLIGGAAATLLQGRGALQDIDQMSLFKPLCKFCASVRTVREIVPTVRKALAIAQSGTPGPVFIEFPIDTLYPYHVVEKEFAPKNTPKGLMGKIIAWYLRNHLSYLFAGAWETCDLSPLPVHIPHATEDEVQRCVELVSRAKKPVILLGSQATLPPTPADDVRKALESLGIPCFLGGMSRGMLGKNSPLHIRQNRRDALKDADLVLLAGTVCDFRLSYGRVLNRRSKIIAVNRDRSQLLKNSDMFWKPTVAIQGDAGSFLLRLSKALKGHRCPEEWPRSLKEGDAIKEKANRSKADDKTERHLNPLSVLHRVDEFLAEDSIIVADGGDFVGSAAYIMRPRGPLRWLDPGAFGTLGVGGGFALGAKLSRPESEVWIVYGDGSLGYSVAEFDTFTRHKTPVIALVGNDACWSQISREQVPMLGSNVACGLAFTDYHIVADGYGGKGYLIGREDESQLDDIIKKAQKECGEGKAVLLNVLIGKTNFREGSISV; via the exons ATGGACATTTCTGTGGTTTTGGGCTGCTCTCTGGGTGCTGCCCTTGGGGGTGTGATCCTTGCATCCTATAAACTAGGCTTACTTTACCAGCTATTTCATAAG acagaaagacagagccCTCGACACGGAGGAGAGAGCGTGGCTGAGGTTTTGCGAGCTCATGGGGTCAAATTTGTCTTCACGTTGGTGGGAGGACACATCTCACCCATCCTGGTGGCCTGTGAGAAACTGGGCATCCGCATTGTCGACACACGCCACGAGGCCACAGCTGTGTTTGCTGCCGATGCCGTAGCAAGACTTTCTG GTACAGTCGGTGTGGCTGCAGTGACGGCGGGGCCGGGGCTAACGAACACTGTGACTGCGGTGAAGAACGCTCAAATGGCCGAATCACCGCTGCTTCTGATTGGCGGTGCCGCTGCTACTCTCTTACAG GGAAGAGGTGCACTACAGGATATTGACCAAATGTCCCTCTTCAAGCCTCTCTGTAAGTTCTGTGCATCAGTGAGGACCGTGAGAGAAATTGTTCCCACAGTCAGAAAAGCCTTGGCCATCGCACAGTCTGGCACACCAG GTCCAGTGTTTATAGAGTTTCCCATAGACACGCTGTACCCTTACCATGTGGTGGAAAAAGAGTTTGCCCCTAAAAACACACCCAAAGGCTTGATGGGGAAAATCATTGCATG GTATCTCCGGAATCATTTATCATACTTGTTTGCTGGAGCTTGGGAGACGTGTGATCTGTCCCCACTTCCTGTTCACATCCCACATGCCACAGAGGATGAG GTCCAAAGGTGTGTGGAATTGGTGAGCAGAGCCAAGAAACCTGTGATACTGTTAGGCAGTCAGGCAACATTGCCCCCTACACCAGCGGATGATGTCAG AAAGGCCTTAGAATCTTTAGGCATTCCCTGCTTCCTGGGTGGAATGTCCCGAGGGATGCTGGGAAAGAACAGTCCACTGCACATTAGACAAAACAGGAGAGATGCCTTAAAAGATGCTGACCTCGTGCTGCTGGCAG GCACGGTGTGTGATTTCAGACTGAGCTACGGAAGAGTGCTGAACAGACGGAGCAAAATCATCGCTGTCAACAGAGACAGGAGTCAGCTACTAAAGAACTCTGACATGTTCTGGAAGCCAACAGTGGCCATTCAAG GTGATGCTGGTTCTTTCCTCCTGCGTCTCTCGAAAGCCCTGAAGGGACACAGATGTCCAGAGGAATGGCCTAGGAGCCTGAAAGAGGGAGATGCCATCAAAGAGAAAGCTAACAG ATCAAAAGCAGATGACAAGACAGAGAGGCATTTGAACCCTCTGAGTGTTTTGCATCGTGTGGATGAGTTCTTGGCTGAGGACAGCATCATAGTGGCTGATGGGGGTGATTTTGTCGGCAGCGCTGCATATATCATGAGACCCCGGGGCCCGCTCCGCTGGCTGGACCCAG GGGCCTTTGGGACTCTGGGTGTTGGAGGAGGTTTTGCTCTGGGAGCAAAGCTTTCCCGACCTGAGTCTGAG GTATGGATCGTTTACGGCGACGGTTCACTCGGATACAGCGTGGCTGAATTTGATACCTTCACACGTCACAAG ACCCCAGTGATCGCTCTGGTGGGAAATGATGCATGCTGGAGTCAGATCTCCAGAGAACAAGTGCCTATGCTCGGGAGCAACGTAGCCTGCGGTCTTGCCTTTACAG ATTACCATATTGTAGCTGATGGTTATGGGGGCAAAGGTTACCTGATTGGCCGAGAGGATGAGTCGCAGCTTGATGACATCATTAAAAAGGCACAGAAGGAGTGCGGAGAGGGAAAGGCCGTTCTGCTGAACGTTCTGATTGGAAAAACTAACTTTAGGGAAGGTTCAATCTCAGTTTAA